DNA sequence from the Schistocerca serialis cubense isolate TAMUIC-IGC-003099 chromosome 9, iqSchSeri2.2, whole genome shotgun sequence genome:
cggatgtagatgtacatgtatatCCAATCTGCTATTAgttatgggataatattctgggcAGTGAACAGGAAAAATATCGAAGCTATATTCAAATTGCAGAAAAGTGCAGTACGTGTAATGACCAAGAGTAGCAGcatggctcactgccttgaactttTTAAAATGCTGGAAATCTTAACTGTCCCATGTGAATATATTTTTCAGaatgttacatacattaaaaaaacatTGGATACTATGTTAACAATGGTTCTGTACATGGTTACAAAACTAGGAACTGCAATAATTTGCATCTGGATagaaaaaaataaagttaaaacgcaACAGAGTCTAATGTACAATGCCATCAAATTATATAACAAATTACCGCAAAACATAAAAGACATAGAGACAATCTCCTCCttcacagaaaaactaaaaaaaatttcacaaaatgaaagTTACTATACAGTAATGGAGTACTTGAATTATAAAAGGAAGCCTGAAAAATGTAAATTAGATTATAAGAAAATTTCACTGTCAACTATTGTGTAAGAAACAAATTAAAACTGTTAAATTGTCTATTATTCAATGACGAAATCCATACAATGTAAATTGTTTcacggattaataaagaaatcaaatcaaatcaaatcaaatcatccTTCTGTATATACAACTGACAAGTCTTAAAACAGAGTACCAACAGTGAAAccttttttaaaaatctgacagCACTTTGGTGTAAAGTGTGAGAATTTATCTCCAAATATGTTGAACCAGTAGCAGTATAATTTTCCATAACAATACACTTTATTAAAACACTTTGTTTTAAGTCACATTCATAATGTTAGCTATCATTTTAATCAATTACAGGTTTTACTGTATTATTATCTGAAGACCCAAAAATGTAGAAGTTAATGCAAGCACCTCTCCTGATCCACCATAATAGACTGAAGCAACACAATCCCTGTGGAATGTATATCATCAACTTCTTTTTACAGCTAAGAACAATAGTGCATGTTAACACAAGTGTACAGCACCAATCTGTTTATTCGTGGGCTCTTTCAGTTTCTGAAGCTTACAGAATTCCTCCAACTGTCAATATGAAGACCACAAGATGGATATGGTGGCAGAATCAGAGTCATATCACAAGCTGATTTCACAATAACATAGATTCACCGCTATTTGTGCTAGTGCTTCAAAATTCACAACTTAGAACAAGTATCACAAAAAAAAGCACATATTacattttgtgtttctttgtgttatGTTTCTTAAGACTACTGGATATGTCAAAACTTTTACCACAAATTTGACAGACATATGGTGGCCCTTCTGTATCAGTACATATGTGACTCTTCAAACCTCTAGCCTGAGTAAAAGACCTGCCACAATGTTCACAACCAAAGGGACGTTCTCCTGTATGCATTCGTTTGTGTCTTTCCAACCCACTTAACCGATCAAAAGATTTACCACAATCTTCACAGTCAAATGTTGGTAATGGTCCTATCATTCCTGCTCGCCTGCGTCTCCTAAATTTACCACTCTGTTTACGACAAACTTCACAACTTCGTTTCCTTTCTCCATCACGTCTCACCACAGTTAAAGCATGAGATTCTGTAAAAGTTCCACCACAGTCATCACAAGTATACACTTTCTTTTTTTCATGAATTTTCCTGTGTTCCTTCATACGAATAGACACAGTGAAAGTTCTCCCACAGATATCACAACTGTATGGTCTTTCTCCAGTGTGCTGACGTTTGTGCCTCTTGAGATTGAAAGGGTCTTTAAAACCTTTACCACAGAATTCACAGCAGTAAGGCACTTCccctgtgtgtgtgcgtttgtgacTCTCAAGTCGGTCAGATCTATTGTATGATTTGCCGCAAACATCACAACTATATGGTAGTTCCCCAGTGTGTATAAGTTCATGTCGTTTCAGATGGCATAACTGTCTGAAAGATTTGCCACACACATTGCATTTATATGGGTGCACACCCGAGTGTGAATTTGCATGTCTTGTCAATCTGGATGATTCAGTGAAAGATTTTCCACAGACTTCACACTTGTATGGGCGTAGTTTTACCTGCTCACATTTGCGTTCATCAGCCTCAGCATCTTCACTCACAGATGAAGCAGTTGTCTCAATTTCTGTAGCGTGTTCTGACATGTgtactgtcaggaagtcttttgatTTGAATCTTTTTTGACATATTTCACAAAACCACCACTCCAATGCTACACTTTTGAATGTCTCCActcctgctgccacaaatggtctCCTCTTATCATTCAAAGAATGCTTTCTCAAGCTTATTGCATCAGGAAATATCTTGCCACAGCGTTTGCAGATGTAGGATGATGGTTGCAAACTGTCAACACTGATAACGCTACTTGAATTTGTAAGACCTTCTCCTGATGTATCAGTACATTTTCCAGAAGCACTCTGCAGTAACCTATAAAATTAAGGATACCAATAAAAAACagtacaaaattttaaattgtataTATTTCTTAAAAGTTAAGTGAACTAACTGTAGAGGACAAGAAACATACATGCAACCCCCCCCACTCATACACACACAATATCTGCTGTGACAGGCCCATATGACACAAAGTTGCTTGGTACCTCCTTAGCATTCAATAAGAGaattatttcatgaaaaatgaaatCATGGAAGCTCTAGGTTGGATTAACAACACTATcaaaaaatgatagattgctactcacagtaaagatgacatgttgagtttctgaccagcacaatgaaaagactgttacacattaatagctttcagccaaagccttcttcagcaaagaaaacaaacacaaattCACACAATGAAACCCACCTCGTGTACATATGACCACTTACACAGGCAGGAGTGGGGCAGGAAAGGGGAGAGATAACAGGTTACAGGTGGAGGGAGAGAAAGCCCTGCCTACCAGAGTGTGCAGCGTCTAGAGACTCCCAGCACAGCGCCAGGAGGTGGGGTGCGGGGAAAGGCAAGCAGAACAGGATCAGGGAAGAGATAAGAACATGCAGGTACATTGGTAGAGGgtggcacacaaagagggtgaAGGAATGCGAAAAGGACAGAGGTGATAGGACGAgaggatggaaactgttgggtggagactATGTCTAATAGACttttctgtctgcaactcaatgggtcatctttattgtgagtagcaatctatttttttcTAATACTCTTGTTATTTCTTGAAAATGCATGCAAGCTGCACTTAGCATGTATTTATAGATAACAAGAATTAAATATGTTTATTATTGTGTCCTCCTTATAAACAGCAGCGTACAATCACACCCAGTAACATTTCATATTCGCTAAGGCCACAACTTGAATTGTCAATATCTCTCCACCTCCTTTTCCTTGTTTCATCACAGTAATTGCTTTGGCTATTAATGTCTCCAGTTTTGAGCCATTTGGATGACTATTTAGGATGAAAATGTACTTCAGGATGTGGGCAACGATCAACTTCACATATACATCTCTATCATAGATGATGGATTATTTGGTAGCCAGACTCTGACATGAGAGTAATAGAAAATCAAAACATTGTGTAAATTGTACCACCATTACAAACATCAGTGTGTATTGTCATACAAATTTTAAGTTTATTTCAGACTTTATTAAAAGGTAACTTAAAGTCAACCAGGAGTATAGCAAATGTAAAATAATTCTGGATACCTGGAACATACAAGTCAAGTCTAATTCTGAGAAAGTACTGACATCTGCTGCAATCTAGGTGTCACTTGATACAAACGAATCACAAAAGCTATTTAATTCAGTCATATACTACGGTCCTGAAATTCACGCCCAAGTTCTTTGGCAGCTGATGTGTCATtggattttaaaagaaaaatactCTACTTCAAAATAACAACACTGTAAGGAAACACTAGATTGCACCTTACTGTAAATAATTATGATAAGCATGTATGTAAGGCAAAATCTGGTTTcgggcagccagagacagtggtcacatgtgtgcgagttgcatttgcatgaatgtgtgtgttttctaatacAGAAGGCCTCttagccaaaagcttacttgtttagcagtctttttgttgggcctgtctggaactcagcatctccactatatggtgagtagcaatctatcccctTCATCATACAGTCATAGCACTACTACAGGTTGAAGAATCTATTACAGAGTTACGGTAGTTAAGCCAACTGTTTGCTAAATGtacttaaatctgtttctaatgtgagatAATATGAGTGACTTACAAGAAGACTAATGCTTATGTGagaagtgtgaattttgttctttatgaagCTCAAATATACCAATAGTTGTTGAAAAGTATCCTTCGAGTACCTAATTATTTCACAAATAGAGAGACAGTCTTTAAGGTTCCTgtaactagcatcattcttcagagaagaagtttatAGAGATTCCAGAAGCCGGATAACCAGAGAAGAAGATAGGCTGTGTACACCAAATAAGTCGCTGTGTACACCAAGTAAGTCAACTTGTATAAGAGAAGTGGGAAGTCTGCACATACAATTCCCAAATTCTTGTCTTCAAAATGTTAGAATGTGGTGACTGGTGTGAAAGGACACAAGAAGACAGGAATTTTGAGACAAAAACGAGATAAGAAGATATCATGTCTTGCCATAGCAACTGAGCATAATGAGACAAAAGAATCATTCCAAGAAATTGAATTAAGCCTAAAGTATCAGATGGAGAAAATTTATGAATGTAAAAAAGGAGAAGACTTAAGAAAGTCACAATGTTAAAAACTGGATAGAAGATCTTGAcatattagactaagaagagacACGCCTAGAAAGATATGACCAAGAAGATCTGGTGCagggagtatacagctctcacacacatcaTAAGGATGCAGATGTGGAAACCACCCTACATCCGATGTCGCtggcaccagctgctgttcaccggTGTTGACCTGCCATCACATCCGCTCACCTACACTGCCAAAAGTCTATGCTAGGTGAGTGCGAAACAAAACTTTAGTACCTTAGCAAGAAGTGATACAAACTATTGAGTGAACTTTATTAGTGTAGTTATTATACttaaagttaatttttaaatgCTCACAAGGTCTAAAGCTTGTAAAAATATGGATAACGAACAGCAAGTTGGGGAAACTTCATAACCAGTCATGGCTATGAAAATTAGTAAAGAAGGGCCAGATTGGTCTGAGTAGGTAAATGTAATCAAAACTCAATTAAATGAAGCCTTAAATGCTCAGAGTCTGCAGTTAAATGCTAAATTAGATGGTCAGAGTGGAACTTTAAATGCTAAATTTGATGTTCAGTACGAAACTTTAGGATTGTTAAATGCCAAGgtagattcacaaagtaaagaatttagtaatctatgtgaaggcatgggagatttgaaGACTGAATTCAACACTTTAAATACTAAAGTAGAGAATGTTAAGACAAATTTAAAGAATGAACTGACTAGTTCCTTGCAcattcatgtaaatcaaatgttCACTGACCATAGTAGAAAACAGAATGATAATTCCAGGAGTTATCAAAAAAACTTAGAATTTGAGATTGAGGACAGATGCAATAATGTAGAATCAGAAATCAACGTTAAATTGAATGCTGTACAGCAGGGACTGAGTACTTTAAAAGAGAGAGTAGATAAGCAGAGCGAATTAATGCCTGTCATTCAGTCATAAATTACAGGTGTAAGTACATGAGTGGATAATGTAGAAAGAAGCTTTAAAGAGAAAATAGCAAACTATTATATTGTAAATATAAGTAGTTTGGAATAACAAGTTGATGAAATTATAGAAAGAAAAGTTACCGCGAGAATAACATTTGGGAACCTGTCGCCTATGGCTTCTTCTGAACTTACTGATACCAGGAAGGGCATAGATGAACTCTGGAGAGAATTCAAACTTATCCAGGAACAAGTAGAAAAACGAGTAACTTCA
Encoded proteins:
- the LOC126419126 gene encoding zinc finger protein 726-like isoform X1, whose protein sequence is MEVTGSVKMEGFEFIAVKNERVEDMEAVEPVAFQGTDDVEVKEEKFEDVSEPDTADVEQAPETGHPLEMLQIEIKEDEALGPKEKVLNNTWLLQSASGKCTDTSGEGLTNSSSVISVDSLQPSSYICKRCGKIFPDAISLRKHSLNDKRRPFVAAGVETFKSVALEWWFCEICQKRFKSKDFLTVHMSEHATEIETTASSVSEDAEADERKCEQVKLRPYKCEVCGKSFTESSRLTRHANSHSGVHPYKCNVCGKSFRQLCHLKRHELIHTGELPYSCDVCGKSYNRSDRLESHKRTHTGEVPYCCEFCGKGFKDPFNLKRHKRQHTGERPYSCDICGRTFTVSIRMKEHRKIHEKKKVYTCDDCGGTFTESHALTVVRRDGERKRSCEVCRKQSGKFRRRRRAGMIGPLPTFDCEDCGKSFDRLSGLERHKRMHTGERPFGCEHCGRSFTQARGLKSHICTDTEGPPYVCQICGKSFDISSSLKKHNTKKHKM
- the LOC126419126 gene encoding zinc finger protein 726-like isoform X3, whose amino-acid sequence is MLQIEIKEDEALGPKEKVLNNTWLLQSASGKCTDTSGEGLTNSSSVISVDSLQPSSYICKRCGKIFPDAISLRKHSLNDKRRPFVAAGVETFKSVALEWWFCEICQKRFKSKDFLTVHMSEHATEIETTASSVSEDAEADERKCEQVKLRPYKCEVCGKSFTESSRLTRHANSHSGVHPYKCNVCGKSFRQLCHLKRHELIHTGELPYSCDVCGKSYNRSDRLESHKRTHTGEVPYCCEFCGKGFKDPFNLKRHKRQHTGERPYSCDICGRTFTVSIRMKEHRKIHEKKKVYTCDDCGGTFTESHALTVVRRDGERKRSCEVCRKQSGKFRRRRRAGMIGPLPTFDCEDCGKSFDRLSGLERHKRMHTGERPFGCEHCGRSFTQARGLKSHICTDTEGPPYVCQICGKSFDISSSLKKHNTKKHKM
- the LOC126419126 gene encoding putative zinc finger protein 66 isoform X2: MSLNLILQMWNRHQKQATRWRCSKLKSKRTKLLQSASGKCTDTSGEGLTNSSSVISVDSLQPSSYICKRCGKIFPDAISLRKHSLNDKRRPFVAAGVETFKSVALEWWFCEICQKRFKSKDFLTVHMSEHATEIETTASSVSEDAEADERKCEQVKLRPYKCEVCGKSFTESSRLTRHANSHSGVHPYKCNVCGKSFRQLCHLKRHELIHTGELPYSCDVCGKSYNRSDRLESHKRTHTGEVPYCCEFCGKGFKDPFNLKRHKRQHTGERPYSCDICGRTFTVSIRMKEHRKIHEKKKVYTCDDCGGTFTESHALTVVRRDGERKRSCEVCRKQSGKFRRRRRAGMIGPLPTFDCEDCGKSFDRLSGLERHKRMHTGERPFGCEHCGRSFTQARGLKSHICTDTEGPPYVCQICGKSFDISSSLKKHNTKKHKM